Proteins co-encoded in one Sparus aurata chromosome 18, fSpaAur1.1, whole genome shotgun sequence genomic window:
- the gpr137 gene encoding integral membrane protein GPR137 isoform X1: MEAPVTASPPPNSSTFPPPVPLHPAVAPSVELGFTILYTVLYGGLFLVVYTQLWLLYLYGHKRWSYQSVFLFLCLLWAALRTTLFSFYFRNAVEANHLPVAVYWLLYCFPVCLQFFTLSLINLYFTQVLLKVRELYGSDVDRRLLLARCMYGALSITFLCINVVCAFLGDRGAGGGSGKRTWNLVLVRVLVNDLLFILDAVVLAALLLLLTRHSRSTSPYLISKGTTVCRTAALGAAVILLFASRACYNLTVLVLSQSHRVESFNFDWYNVSDQADLRSELGDRGYLAFGAILLIWELLPTSLLILIFRVRRPTQETSSMAINNRVLPRPYFFDDPQGSDDDAPVPWARSLHPHASWYGSETAPLLFANNPPDQNHQHHSFYSTPQN, from the exons ATGGAAGCTCCAGTCACGGCTTCCCCACCTCCCAACTCCTCCACTTTTCCTCCCCCGGTCCCCCTGCACCCAGCTGTCGCCCCCTCGGTCGAGCTCGGCTTCACGATCCTCTACACCGTTCTTTACGGAGGACTGTTCCTGGTGGTGTACACCCAGCTCTGGCTTCTCTACCTCTACGGACACAAACGATGGAGCTACcagagtgtttttctgttcctCTGCTTGCTGTGGGCCGCCCTCCGCACCACCCTGTTCTCCTTTTACTTCCGTAACGCCGTGGAGGCAAACCACCTACCTGTGGCAGTCTACTGGCTGCTCTACTGcttccctgtctgtctgcagttcTTCACTCTCAGCCTTATTAACCTGTATTTCACTCAG GTGCTGCTCAAAGTGAGAGAGCTTTATGGCTCAGACGTGGACAGAAGACT GCTGCTGGCACGTTGTATGTATGGTGCGTTGAGCATCACGTTCCTCTGCATCAACGTGGTGTGTGCGTTTCTCGGGGACAGAGGTGCTGGCGGTGGGTCGGGGAAGCGCACCTGGAATCTTGTCCTGGTTCGAGTTCTAGTCAACGACTTGCTCTTCATCCTGGATGCGGTGGTACTGGCCGCCTTGCTGCTGCTCCTGACCAGACACTCGCGCTCCACCAGCCCCTACCTGATCAGCAAG GGGACCACCGTGTGCCGTACAGCAGCTCTGGGAGCGGCAGTGATCTTGTTGTTTGCCAGTCGAGCCTGCTACAACCTGACAGTCCTCGTTCTGTCGCAGAGCCACCGGGTGGAGTCATTCAACTTTGACTGGTACAACGTCTCTGACCAG gctGACTTGCGTAGTGAACTGGGCGACAGAGGCTACCTGGCCTTCGGCGCCATCCTCCTCATATGGGAGCTGCTCCCAACCAGTTTACTCATCCTCATCTTCAGAGTTCGCCGACCGACTCAAGAG ACCAGCAGCATGGCCATCAACAACAGGGTCCTACCTCGTCCATATTTCTTTGACGACCCACAAGGCAGTGACGATGATGCACCTGTTCCGTGGGCACGCAGTTTACATCCACACGCGAG CTGGTACGGATCAGAGACCGCTCCTCTGCTGTTTGCCAACAACCCTCCAGACCAGAACCACCAGCACCACTCGTTCTACTCCACCCCCCAGAACTGA
- the gpr137 gene encoding integral membrane protein GPR137 isoform X2, with protein sequence MEAPVTASPPPNSSTFPPPVPLHPAVAPSVELGFTILYTVLYGGLFLVVYTQLWLLYLYGHKRWSYQSVFLFLCLLWAALRTTLFSFYFRNAVEANHLPVAVYWLLYCFPVCLQFFTLSLINLYFTQVLLKVRELYGSDVDRRLGAGGGSGKRTWNLVLVRVLVNDLLFILDAVVLAALLLLLTRHSRSTSPYLISKGTTVCRTAALGAAVILLFASRACYNLTVLVLSQSHRVESFNFDWYNVSDQADLRSELGDRGYLAFGAILLIWELLPTSLLILIFRVRRPTQETSSMAINNRVLPRPYFFDDPQGSDDDAPVPWARSLHPHASWYGSETAPLLFANNPPDQNHQHHSFYSTPQN encoded by the exons ATGGAAGCTCCAGTCACGGCTTCCCCACCTCCCAACTCCTCCACTTTTCCTCCCCCGGTCCCCCTGCACCCAGCTGTCGCCCCCTCGGTCGAGCTCGGCTTCACGATCCTCTACACCGTTCTTTACGGAGGACTGTTCCTGGTGGTGTACACCCAGCTCTGGCTTCTCTACCTCTACGGACACAAACGATGGAGCTACcagagtgtttttctgttcctCTGCTTGCTGTGGGCCGCCCTCCGCACCACCCTGTTCTCCTTTTACTTCCGTAACGCCGTGGAGGCAAACCACCTACCTGTGGCAGTCTACTGGCTGCTCTACTGcttccctgtctgtctgcagttcTTCACTCTCAGCCTTATTAACCTGTATTTCACTCAG GTGCTGCTCAAAGTGAGAGAGCTTTATGGCTCAGACGTGGACAGAAGACT AGGTGCTGGCGGTGGGTCGGGGAAGCGCACCTGGAATCTTGTCCTGGTTCGAGTTCTAGTCAACGACTTGCTCTTCATCCTGGATGCGGTGGTACTGGCCGCCTTGCTGCTGCTCCTGACCAGACACTCGCGCTCCACCAGCCCCTACCTGATCAGCAAG GGGACCACCGTGTGCCGTACAGCAGCTCTGGGAGCGGCAGTGATCTTGTTGTTTGCCAGTCGAGCCTGCTACAACCTGACAGTCCTCGTTCTGTCGCAGAGCCACCGGGTGGAGTCATTCAACTTTGACTGGTACAACGTCTCTGACCAG gctGACTTGCGTAGTGAACTGGGCGACAGAGGCTACCTGGCCTTCGGCGCCATCCTCCTCATATGGGAGCTGCTCCCAACCAGTTTACTCATCCTCATCTTCAGAGTTCGCCGACCGACTCAAGAG ACCAGCAGCATGGCCATCAACAACAGGGTCCTACCTCGTCCATATTTCTTTGACGACCCACAAGGCAGTGACGATGATGCACCTGTTCCGTGGGCACGCAGTTTACATCCACACGCGAG CTGGTACGGATCAGAGACCGCTCCTCTGCTGTTTGCCAACAACCCTCCAGACCAGAACCACCAGCACCACTCGTTCTACTCCACCCCCCAGAACTGA
- the syvn1 gene encoding E3 ubiquitin-protein ligase synoviolin — MVRAALVTATSLALTGAVVAHAYLLKHQFYPTVVYLTKSSPSMAVLYIQAFVLVFLLGKFMRKVFFGQLRAAEMEHLIERSWYAVTETCLAFTVFRDDFSPRFVALFTLLLFLKCFHWLAEDRVDFMERSPNISWLFHMRVLSLMGLLAVLDFLFVNHACHSIITRGASVQLVFGFEYAILLTMVLTTFIKYLLHTIDLQSENPWDNKAVYMLYTELFTGFIKVLLYIAFMTIMIKVHTFPLFAIRPMYLAMRQFKKAVTDAIMSRRAIRNMNTLYPDATPEDLQASDNVCIICREEMVTGAKKLPCNHIFHSSCLRSWFQRQQTCPTCRMDVLRASNNNQTPAPAQAPPPAPAAPANAPVAPPANVAPGMLPGFPPGIFPFWGPFPAVPPPPAAAAAAAPGATDAPQGSTEATQAAGSSQPTSSSADTAAAAAAAAAAPGSALPGFPFSFPPPPFPTAPWLPMPPPPPFMSSMPPPPPSLSRLSEEELRELEAEGRRGLEARLQCLQNIHTLLDAAMLNIHHYLSTVATLSPPRPEGRTAEASGTNNSTSSPAASSSTDSPSQENDSPSSEQVDGATVSSQPADSTSAASDAERQEMMDEGVVVGEEDGEPNAAELRRRRLRKLETATSSSSSPPPDN, encoded by the exons ATGGTACGAGCAGCCTTGGTGACTGCCACCAGTCTAGCACTGACTGGGGCTGTGGTGGCACATGCTTATCTCCTCAAACATCAGTTCTACCCGACTGTGGTCTACCTCACCAAGAGCAGCCCCAGCATGGCG GTGTTGTACATTCAGGCCTTTGTGTTGGTGTTCTTGCTGGGAAAGTTCATGAGGAAGGTCTTTTTTGGACAGCTAAGGGCTGCAGAAATGGAG CATCTCATTGAGCGCTCCTGGTACGCGGTGACCGAGACGTGCCTGGCATTCACTGTGTTCAGGGATGACTTCTCCCCCCGCTTTGTAGCCCTCTTCACCCTCCTGCTTTTCCTTAAGTGCTTCCACTGGCTGGCTGAGGACCGGGTGGACTTT ATGGAGCGGAGTCCTAACATATCATGGCTTTTTCACATGAGAGTATTAT CTCTCATGGGACTTCTGGCTGTCCtggacttcctgtttgtcaACCATGCCTGTCACAGCATCATTACCCGAGGAGCCTCAGTCCAGcttgtttttggatttgag TATGCCATCCTGCTGACCATGGTGCTGACCACCTTCATTAAATACCTTCTGCACACCATTGACCTGCAGAGTGAGAATCCGTGGGACAACAAGGCCGTCTATATGCTCTACACCGAGCTCTTCACAG GTTTCATCAAAGTGCTCCTGTACATCGCCTTCATGACCATCATGATAAAGGTCCACACCTTCCCCCTGTTCGCCATTCGCCCCATGTATCTGGCTATGAG GCAATTCAAGAAAGCTGTAACAGACGCTATCATGTCTCGGAGAGCCATCCGCAACATGAATACACT ATATCCTGACGCCACTCCTGAAGATCTGCAGGCCTCTGACAACGTCTGCATCATCTGTCGAGAGGAAATGGTCACTGGAGCCAAGAAACTGCCTTGTAATCACATTTTCCACTCAAG CTGCCTGCGCTCCTGGTTCCAGAGGCAGCAGACCTGTCCTACCTGTCGTATGGATGTTCTCCGGGCATCTAACAACAATCAGACTCCAGCCCCAGCCCAGGCCCCGCCCCCTGCTCCAGCAGCCCCCGCCAACGCTCCTGTAGCTCCACCTGCAAACG tgGCTCCAGGAATGTTACCTGGCTTTCCTCCGGGCATCTTCCCCTTCTGGGGTCCCTTCCCTGCAGtgccccctcctcctgctgctgcggCAGCTGCAGCTCCTGGTGCCACTGATGCTCCACAGGGCAGCACAGAGGCTACACAAGCAGCTG gTTCCAGCCAGCCCACATCGTCATCTGcagacactgctgctgctgctgccgcagctgctgctgctccaggatCAGCTCTCCCAGGCTTCCCCTTctccttcccccctcctcccttccccACTGCACCTTGGCTGCCCAtgccaccacctcctcccttcA TGTCATCAAtgcctccccctcctccgtCTCTGTCCCGGCTAtctgaggaggagctgagggagctGGAGGCAGAGGGCCGACGGGGCCTCGAGGCCCGGCTCCAGTGTCTGCAGAACATTCACACCCTGCTGGACGCTGCCATGCTCAACATCCACCACTACCTCAGCACCGTCGCCACACTCAG TCCTCCTCGGCCTGAGGGCAGAACTGCAGAAGCCAGTGGGACGAACAACTCCACCTCATCTCCTGCAGCTAGCAGTAGCACGGACAGTCCCAGCCAGGAGAACGACTCTCCCAGCT CTGAGCAGGTGGACGGAGCCACAGTCTCCTCTCAGCCGGCTGACTCTACTTCAGCTGCCTCGGACGCGGAGAGACAAGAAATGATGGACGAAGGAGTGGTGGtgggagaggaggatggagagccCAACGCTGCTGAGCTGAGACGCCGGCGCCTTCGCAAGCTAGAGACggcaacatcatcatcatcttcacccCCTCCAGACAACTGA
- the smad5 gene encoding mothers against decapentaplegic homolog 5, whose product MTSMSSLFSFTSPAVKRLLGWKQGDEEEKWAEKAVDALVKKLKKKKGAMEDLEKALSCPGQPSKCVTIPRSLDGRLQVSHRKGLPHVIYCRVWRWPDLQSHHELKPLEVCEYPFGSKQKEVCINPYHYKRVESPVLPPVLVPRHSEFNPQHSLLVQFRNLTHNEPHMPLNATFPESFQQPHSGGGGSSSGGGGGGSSFPISPNSPYPPSPASSGTYPNSPASSGPSSPFQLPADTPPPAYMPPDEQLGQESQSMETSSSLVQPNMARGDVQPVEYEEPSHWCSIVYYELNNRVGEAYHASSTSVLVDGFTDPSNNKNRFCLGLLSNVNRNSTIENTRRHIGKGVHLYYVGGEVYAECLSDTSIFVQSRNCNYHHGFHPTTVCKIPSGCSLKIFNNQEFAQLLAQSVNHGFEAVYELTKMCTIRMSFVKGWGAEYHRQDVTSTPCWIEVHLHGPLQWLDKVLTQMGSPLNPISSVS is encoded by the exons ATGACCTCGATGTCCAGTCTCTTCTCCTTCACAAGCCCAGCGGTCAAGCGCCTGCTCGGCTGGAAGcagggagatgaggaggagaaatgggCAGAAAAGGCAGTGGACGCGCTGGTGAaaaagctgaagaagaagaagggtgCCATGGAGGACCTGGAGAAAGCTTTGAGCTGCCCTGGGCAGCCCAGCAAGTGTGTTACCATTCCAAGATCACTGGATGGCCGGCTACAGGTTTCCCACAGGAAAGGCCTGCCTCACGTCATCTACTGCAGAGTGTGGCGCTGGCCCGACCTCCAGTCCCATCACGAGCTCAAGCCCCTGGAGGTGTGCGAGTACCCGTTTGGCTCCAAACAGAAGGAGGTCTGCATCAACCCATATCACTACAAGCGAGTGGAGAGTCCTG TGCTCCCTCCTGTCCTGGTACCACGGCACAGCGAGTTCAACCCACAGCACAGCTTGCTAGTACAGTTCCGCAATCTAACCCACAACGAGCCGCACATGCCCCTGAACGCCACCTTTCCAGAGTCCTTCCAGCAGCCACACAGTGggggcggcggcagcagcagtggaggaggaggtggaggcagctcTTTCCCCATCTCGCCCAACTCTCCGTATCCTCCTTCTCCTGCCAGCAGTGGTACTTATCCAAACTCTCCTGCCAGCTCGGGGCCCTCCAGTCCATTCCAGCTCCCAG CTGACACCCCACCCCCAGCCTACATGcctcctgatgagcagctggGCCAGGAGAGCCAGTCCATGGAAACAAGCAGCAGCCTGGTGCAGCCGAACATGGCCAGAGGAG ATGTGCAACCAGTCGAGTACGAGGAGCCGAGCCACTGGTGCTCTATTGTCTACTATGAACTCAACAATCGTGTAGGTGAGGCGTACCATGCCTCGTCGACTAGCGTGCTGGTGGATGGCTTCACCGACCcttcaaacaacaaaaaccGCTTCTGCCTCGGACTGCTGTCCAACGTCAACCGCAACTCGACAATCGAAAACACCCGCAGACACATTGGCAAAG GAGTCCACCTGTACTATGTGGGAGGAGAGGTGTACGCAGAGTGCCTCAGTGACACCAGCATCTTTGTCCAGAGCCGTAACTGTAATTACCATCATGGCTTCCACCCCACCACTGTCTGCAAGATCCCCAGTGGATGTAGCCTCAAGATTTTCAACAACCAGGAGTTTGCTCAGCTTTTGGCCCAGTCTGTCAACCATGGCTTTGAGGCCGTTTATGAGCTTACTAAGATGTGTACCATTAGGATGAGCTTCGTCAAG GGCTGGGGAGCTGAGTATCACCGACAGGACGTCACCAGCACCCCCTGCTGGATTGAGGTGCATCTGCACGGACCCCTCCAGTGGCTGGACAAGGTGCTAACACAAATGGGTTCTCCTCTCAACCCAATCTCCTCTGTGTCCTAA